DNA from Mycobacterium sp. SMC-8:
GGCGTCGGGCGCGATGTCGGCGGGCAGATGGTTCACCATCAGGGCCAGCGGCTCGCCGTTCGCGCACCGCAACCGGTGGATCGACGCGACCTCCCGGCCTTCGGCCAGATTCAGCTCGCGGGCGGTCTCCTCGTCGGGCGGGCCGACCTCGTACTTGAGCAATCGCGTGGTCGGCTCCTGGCCGGCGCGGGCGAGGTCGTCGAACAGACTGGTCAGTTCCACCCGGCGGTGCACCGGGTTCTGCACCACCTGGGTGCCGACTCCGCGCTTGCGGACCAGCAGCCCCTTGTCGACGAGCTCTTGGATCGCCCGGCGGGTGGTCGGGCGGGACAGCGTCAGACGCTTCGCCAACGCGAGTTCGTTTTCGAACCGGTCCCCGGGCGCGAGTTCGCCATTTCTGATCGCAGCCTCGATCGCCTGGGCCAGCTGGTAGTACAGCGGAACCGGGCTTGACCTGTCGAGCTCCACAGTCAGGGGCACGTCCGCTCCGATCTCGTATAGGGCGGGTCAAGAGTAGCTGAATACTAACATCGATTGAGATAAAGATAGAATGTCAGGACAAAGTCTTGACATGGTGCCGTGACCAGGGGCACAGTTTCAGGCAGCCACCCACACCTATCCCGTCGGAGTGACTTGTGATGACCAATCAGCCATACGACGTGCTCGCCATCGGGCGCAGCGGCGTCGACGTCTACCCGCTCCAGACCGGTGTCGGCCTCGAAGAGGTTCAGACGTTCGGGAAGTTCCTCGGCGGCAGCGCCGCCAACGTCGCGGTCGCCGCGGCGCGACTCGGGAACCGGTCGGCGCTGAT
Protein-coding regions in this window:
- a CDS encoding GntR family transcriptional regulator is translated as MPLTVELDRSSPVPLYYQLAQAIEAAIRNGELAPGDRFENELALAKRLTLSRPTTRRAIQELVDKGLLVRKRGVGTQVVQNPVHRRVELTSLFDDLARAGQEPTTRLLKYEVGPPDEETARELNLAEGREVASIHRLRCANGEPLALMVNHLPADIAPDADELESNGLYQSLRTRGVHIRLARQRIGARSATRAEAHLLDEKSNAPLLTMTRTAFDDSGAAVEFGNHCYRASRYYFDTTLVDR